The Vibrio mangrovi genome includes a region encoding these proteins:
- a CDS encoding tyrosine-type recombinase/integrase has translation MPRPRSQKYRDLPEGLYFKGVKGYVFHRVDDSWKSLGRDKSRAIALARRYNATYRIDPELVHPIHPHQISARNRKAVLPFSRFLNQVVKRYRDEETPTAGTLADFNNKIKKLSTVLGDCRGISIGLEEVNMVLDQFAAGKSNNVYNRWISFMEKVFAYAVDESVMIDNPASRKKRKPKEDKQRKRLTLDEYRAIRNLAPPWLQIAMDLSLETTHAVNEICRIRYQDYEVLDQPRREGEYMVYGFLRIHRQKVKDKQASRVMIPVTDSLRRIIEASRADDVSSPYVVHRCSERSANTMSDYCDHPTQVNKKYLSRQFSRYRDKAGVKQHLPACQRPTFHEIRGLSIHMYDQAGYDPQARAAHTDARSTAIYKAGHVQWIQVPAAEIALPQ, from the coding sequence ATGCCAAGGCCAAGAAGTCAAAAATACAGAGACCTGCCTGAGGGTCTCTATTTCAAAGGTGTCAAAGGATATGTATTCCACCGTGTTGATGATTCGTGGAAATCGCTGGGCAGGGACAAATCCAGAGCCATTGCACTGGCCCGCCGGTATAACGCAACTTACCGGATTGATCCGGAGCTGGTTCATCCGATTCATCCTCATCAGATCTCGGCCAGAAACCGTAAGGCCGTACTGCCGTTCTCCCGGTTTCTGAATCAGGTCGTGAAACGCTACCGGGATGAGGAAACACCCACGGCTGGTACACTGGCTGACTTTAACAATAAGATCAAAAAACTCAGCACAGTGCTGGGTGACTGCCGGGGAATTTCTATCGGACTGGAGGAAGTGAATATGGTTCTGGACCAGTTTGCTGCCGGTAAATCCAATAATGTTTACAACCGTTGGATCTCGTTTATGGAAAAAGTCTTTGCTTACGCAGTGGATGAATCCGTGATGATAGATAACCCGGCCAGCCGGAAAAAACGCAAACCAAAAGAAGATAAGCAGCGCAAGCGGCTTACGCTGGATGAATACCGGGCGATCCGGAATCTGGCGCCGCCCTGGCTGCAGATTGCGATGGACTTATCTCTGGAAACAACCCATGCCGTCAATGAGATCTGCCGGATTCGGTATCAGGATTATGAAGTGCTCGACCAACCCAGAAGAGAAGGCGAGTACATGGTTTATGGATTTCTCAGAATTCACCGCCAGAAAGTCAAAGACAAACAGGCCAGCCGGGTGATGATTCCGGTGACGGATTCCCTGCGCCGGATCATCGAAGCCAGCCGGGCTGATGATGTGTCGTCTCCGTATGTGGTTCACCGGTGCTCTGAACGTTCCGCCAATACCATGAGTGATTACTGCGATCATCCCACGCAGGTCAATAAGAAGTACCTGAGCCGCCAGTTCTCCCGCTACCGAGATAAAGCCGGGGTAAAACAACACCTGCCAGCCTGCCAGCGGCCGACATTCCATGAAATCCGGGGGCTCAGCATCCACATGTACGATCAGGCCGGTTACGACCCACAAGCCAGAGCCGCCCATACCGATGCCAGAAGCACCGCGATCTATAAGGCCGGCCACGTCCAGTGGATTCAGGTTCCCGCCGCCGAGATCGCATTACCCCAATAA
- a CDS encoding extracellular solute-binding protein, which yields MKKRTLSSTAKAVALAAGCALTSFHVLAQSQLLVWEDIQKSVGNADATKAFEKQYDVKVTVQELPYGGQIESLRMDGPAGTGPDVVNLPHDQIGSAVVQGLLAPLQVDQAVLNTFTDSAVHALTYKGQLYGLPKAVETVVMVYNKDLMPELPKTMEELFTASKKFREEGKYGLLAKWDEIYYAYGIIHAMGGDIFGKNNDGSYNANSVLLNTPGAIQGGEYVEKFFKEKVFPRGIIGESGLNAVDSLFTGRKAAVVQTGPWSFQPYKEAGINYGVAPLPILPNGKHMGSFMGVKSYSVSSYSHNKALAQKYIEFINNYENSKRRFELTGEVPAVKALIEDPIIKNNEGARAVAMQAEYATPMPSIPEMNEVWAPANSALQLIATGKLDPKTALNNAVEAINMQIEANHAMMGL from the coding sequence ATGAAAAAACGTACGTTATCAAGCACAGCAAAAGCTGTGGCGCTCGCTGCCGGGTGTGCTCTTACTTCATTTCATGTACTGGCTCAGTCCCAGCTACTGGTCTGGGAAGATATCCAGAAATCAGTCGGTAATGCCGATGCGACCAAAGCATTTGAAAAACAATACGATGTGAAGGTAACGGTTCAGGAACTGCCTTATGGCGGGCAGATTGAGTCATTACGTATGGATGGTCCGGCCGGAACCGGCCCCGATGTGGTTAATCTGCCTCATGATCAAATCGGTAGCGCTGTCGTGCAGGGTTTACTGGCACCTCTTCAAGTCGATCAGGCTGTATTGAATACGTTTACCGATTCTGCCGTTCATGCTTTGACCTACAAAGGTCAGTTATATGGTTTACCGAAAGCCGTAGAAACGGTGGTTATGGTTTATAACAAAGATTTAATGCCCGAATTACCAAAAACAATGGAAGAGTTGTTTACTGCATCGAAGAAATTCCGGGAGGAAGGTAAGTACGGTTTACTGGCTAAATGGGATGAGATCTATTACGCCTACGGCATTATTCATGCGATGGGCGGCGATATTTTCGGTAAAAACAACGATGGTTCCTACAACGCAAATTCTGTTCTGCTGAATACTCCGGGAGCAATTCAGGGCGGAGAATATGTCGAGAAGTTTTTTAAAGAAAAAGTTTTTCCGCGTGGGATTATCGGTGAGTCAGGCCTGAATGCTGTTGACTCTCTCTTCACCGGGCGGAAAGCTGCTGTGGTACAGACTGGCCCGTGGTCGTTCCAGCCTTATAAAGAGGCTGGTATCAATTACGGTGTTGCACCATTACCGATCCTGCCGAATGGAAAACATATGGGATCGTTTATGGGCGTTAAAAGTTACAGTGTCTCGTCATACTCCCACAATAAGGCTCTGGCTCAGAAATATATTGAGTTCATCAATAACTATGAGAACTCGAAACGACGTTTTGAGCTGACCGGTGAAGTCCCGGCGGTGAAAGCTCTGATTGAAGATCCGATTATCAAAAACAATGAAGGTGCCCGGGCTGTGGCAATGCAGGCCGAATATGCGACGCCAATGCCATCAATACCAGAAATGAATGAAGTCTGGGCTCCGGCCAACAGTGCACTTCAGCTGATTGCGACCGGTAAGCTGGATCCGAAAACGGCTTTAAACAATGCCGTTGAAGCGATCAATATGCAGATTGAAGCCAACCACGCCATGATGGGGCTTTAA
- a CDS encoding glycoside hydrolase family 53 protein, with protein MNLRVLSAMLAGSVFLAGYSASAGAMAHLADPANNSPARVEGGFIKGMDVSMIPDIEALGGKYYQNGQQKDPIAIMKQHGVNYIRMRLWVDPKSLNGEAYGGGNVTLHEAIEMGKRAHHYGMKYLLDIHYSDFWTDPGKQLKPKGWENLDFEQLVAKVGTYTDAVMKAHRRAGVMPDMVQVGNELNSGMLWPEGKNWGGDGHEFDRLAALLKSGIHAVKSAYHPGEKVQIMLHLAEAGNNGLFRWWFDEITKRQVDFDIIGMSYYPFWHGPMADVKANIADVIDRYQKPVIIAETSYAYTDKNGDSLGNSFSGESAVEGYPVSVTGQATYLKDIMSLVHDAPQNMGIGVFYWGGEWIPVQGATWATDSGMEYINDHGSTGNSWDNQALFDFSGHVLPSMDVFRTHFFKHDKSKSDDSENK; from the coding sequence ATGAACTTACGAGTGTTATCAGCCATGCTGGCCGGTTCTGTTTTTCTGGCCGGATATTCGGCATCGGCTGGCGCAATGGCCCATCTTGCTGATCCTGCGAATAATTCTCCGGCCCGGGTCGAAGGTGGCTTTATCAAAGGCATGGATGTGTCGATGATTCCGGATATCGAAGCGCTGGGCGGCAAATACTATCAGAATGGTCAGCAGAAAGATCCGATCGCAATCATGAAGCAACATGGCGTGAACTATATCCGGATGCGGCTATGGGTGGATCCGAAAAGTCTGAACGGCGAAGCATACGGAGGCGGGAACGTCACATTGCATGAAGCCATAGAAATGGGAAAACGGGCACATCACTACGGCATGAAATACTTGCTGGATATTCATTACAGTGATTTCTGGACCGATCCCGGTAAGCAGCTGAAACCGAAGGGCTGGGAGAACCTCGATTTCGAACAGTTGGTCGCTAAAGTCGGTACTTATACCGATGCGGTAATGAAAGCCCACCGACGCGCAGGCGTGATGCCGGATATGGTTCAGGTCGGTAATGAGCTGAACAGCGGTATGCTCTGGCCGGAAGGGAAGAACTGGGGCGGAGACGGACACGAATTTGACCGTCTGGCTGCCTTGCTGAAATCGGGAATTCATGCCGTAAAATCAGCTTATCATCCGGGGGAGAAAGTACAGATCATGCTGCATCTGGCTGAAGCCGGAAACAATGGCCTGTTCCGCTGGTGGTTTGATGAAATTACCAAGCGCCAGGTCGACTTCGATATTATCGGAATGTCTTACTACCCGTTCTGGCATGGACCGATGGCCGATGTCAAAGCCAATATTGCCGATGTGATTGACCGTTATCAGAAGCCGGTGATCATTGCTGAAACCTCTTATGCCTATACCGATAAAAACGGAGACTCACTGGGGAACAGTTTCTCCGGAGAATCTGCGGTTGAAGGCTACCCGGTGTCTGTGACCGGTCAGGCGACTTATCTGAAAGATATTATGTCTCTGGTACATGATGCACCGCAAAATATGGGGATTGGGGTGTTTTACTGGGGAGGAGAATGGATTCCGGTTCAGGGAGCGACCTGGGCAACGGATTCAGGGATGGAATACATCAACGATCACGGGAGCACCGGGAACTCGTGGGACAATCAGGCTTTATTTGATTTTTCAGGCCATGTGCTGCCTTCCATGGATGTCTTTAGAACCCATTTTTTTAAGCACGATAAATCTAAAAGCGATGACTCTGAAAATAAATGA
- a CDS encoding sugar ABC transporter permease codes for MMSIKRSNNIRLTCSYAVIIMVSIIIIYPLLWTVGASFYPGNSIMGDSIFPDNPTWAHYMTLFENSKVSYLTWYWNSLKISVMTMVLTLISVCCTGYAFSRFRFKGRQNGLVLFLLLQMVPQFSALIAIFVLAQMMGLINSHLALVLVYVGGMIPMNTYLMKGYLDAIPQDLDESARMDGAGNFRIFIEIILPISKPIIAVVALFSFTGPLGDFILATTILRTPENYTLPIGLYNLVVEKMGASYTTYAAGAVLISLPVAILYLSLQKYFVSGLTAGSTKG; via the coding sequence ATGATGAGTATCAAAAGAAGTAACAACATTCGTCTGACCTGCAGTTATGCGGTGATTATTATGGTCAGTATTATCATCATCTACCCGCTGCTGTGGACGGTCGGAGCTTCATTCTATCCCGGCAACAGCATTATGGGAGACTCGATCTTTCCTGATAATCCGACCTGGGCTCATTACATGACGCTGTTTGAGAACAGTAAGGTTTCCTATCTGACCTGGTACTGGAATAGTCTGAAAATCAGTGTGATGACAATGGTTCTGACCTTGATCAGCGTTTGTTGTACCGGCTATGCCTTCTCCCGTTTTCGTTTTAAAGGGCGGCAGAATGGTCTGGTTCTGTTTTTGTTGCTGCAAATGGTGCCGCAGTTTTCTGCACTGATTGCGATTTTCGTTCTGGCACAAATGATGGGGCTGATTAACAGCCATCTGGCGCTGGTTCTGGTTTATGTCGGAGGCATGATTCCGATGAATACCTATCTGATGAAAGGCTATCTGGATGCGATTCCGCAGGATCTGGATGAGTCGGCCCGGATGGATGGTGCCGGTAATTTCCGCATTTTTATCGAGATTATTCTGCCGATATCCAAACCGATTATTGCGGTGGTTGCGCTGTTTTCTTTCACCGGTCCGCTGGGTGATTTCATTTTGGCAACCACGATTCTGCGAACGCCGGAAAACTATACCTTGCCGATCGGCCTGTACAATCTGGTCGTTGAAAAAATGGGGGCAAGTTATACCACTTATGCTGCCGGAGCCGTATTAATTTCACTGCCGGTTGCCATCTTATATCTCTCATTACAGAAGTACTTTGTTTCCGGGCTGACTGCGGGAAGTACCAAGGGATAA
- a CDS encoding sugar ABC transporter permease has translation MPTLSSELSQSEMSYPTQHRYYALWLSVIPGLGQLYNKQIAKAVMFFIFMLSFWGVFSDFLSNGYWGLLTLGESLPEDNSVFLLAKGIISVIVSIFGFGVYALAFYDAYTNGKLRDQGRELHSIRRQYRTVVESGFPYLMVTPAFILLVFVVVFPIVFGFAIGFTNYNLYNSPPAKLVDWVGLKNFINIFKINLWRQTFFDVLQWTVVWTLVATTLQCSVGVLLAILVNQKDLKFKPLIRTIFILPWAVPGFVTILIFTGMFNETFGVINNVILNFFGVDPKPWLTDPLWTKTALILIQTWLGFPFVFAMTTGVLQAIPNDLYEAATIDGASKFQQLRTITIPLVLFSIAPILITQYTFNFNNFNIIYLFNNGGPAVIGSNAGGTDILVSWIYKLTMSSSQYSIAAAITLLLSIFVVGIALWQFRMTNSFKSNEMR, from the coding sequence ATGCCTACGTTATCTTCCGAACTGTCGCAAAGTGAGATGAGTTACCCGACCCAACACAGATATTACGCTCTGTGGTTGTCTGTAATTCCGGGGCTGGGACAACTCTATAATAAGCAAATCGCCAAAGCGGTAATGTTCTTTATTTTCATGCTGAGCTTTTGGGGTGTATTTTCTGATTTTTTGTCCAATGGATATTGGGGATTACTGACTCTTGGAGAATCTTTACCGGAAGATAATTCGGTATTCCTGTTGGCGAAAGGGATTATTTCGGTCATTGTTTCTATTTTTGGTTTCGGTGTTTACGCGCTGGCGTTTTATGATGCTTATACCAATGGAAAACTCAGAGATCAGGGCCGGGAATTACATTCAATCCGGCGCCAGTACCGGACAGTAGTGGAATCCGGATTTCCTTATTTGATGGTTACACCTGCATTTATTCTATTAGTTTTTGTGGTGGTCTTTCCGATTGTCTTCGGCTTTGCAATTGGTTTTACCAATTATAATTTATACAACTCTCCTCCGGCCAAATTAGTTGACTGGGTCGGACTGAAAAACTTTATTAATATTTTCAAAATTAATTTATGGCGTCAGACCTTTTTTGATGTTTTACAGTGGACCGTTGTGTGGACGCTGGTCGCAACAACGCTGCAATGTAGCGTTGGAGTTCTGCTGGCAATTCTGGTTAATCAGAAAGATCTGAAATTTAAACCATTGATTCGGACTATTTTCATTCTGCCCTGGGCAGTTCCCGGTTTCGTAACCATTCTGATTTTTACCGGAATGTTCAATGAAACTTTTGGGGTTATCAATAATGTAATTCTGAATTTCTTCGGTGTTGATCCCAAACCCTGGCTGACGGATCCGCTCTGGACTAAAACGGCTCTGATTCTGATTCAGACCTGGCTGGGTTTTCCGTTTGTATTTGCCATGACAACTGGCGTACTTCAGGCGATTCCGAATGATCTCTATGAGGCTGCAACAATTGATGGGGCAAGTAAGTTCCAGCAGTTACGCACCATTACTATCCCGTTGGTACTGTTCTCTATCGCACCGATACTGATTACCCAATACACCTTCAATTTCAACAATTTCAATATCATATACCTGTTCAATAATGGTGGGCCGGCGGTCATTGGCAGCAATGCGGGTGGTACGGACATTCTGGTGTCCTGGATTTATAAGCTGACAATGTCTTCTTCACAGTATTCGATTGCTGCGGCGATCACACTGCTGCTGTCGATCTTTGTGGTTGGGATTGCACTGTGGCAGTTCCGTATGACCAATTCATTTAAAAGCAATGAGATGCGTTGA
- a CDS encoding toprim domain-containing protein, whose translation MASAEKLKQMIELHDLAQRLGMERPDPAGNYRAPNRRDHHPSVSIFDAGQSGYMMWKDHASGDGGSCIDMVIYCGRASDASEAMAFLHELYGLPRDASLSVMAAPKSQIEWLADKQLAAAGKARSYLIEQRMIPEPVVAALQKRGAFGFSDWTNPEKAPGDLGYGGPAISFPARSLFSREVVGIDYRFFEPALNGDLKTKAQGEKRGYPYIPDLIALKRARVVIVVESAINAFSAIAAFDPEGLGNSTTTAIATRGLAVDEIDWRFLRGKKVICCFDNDAPIETGPRKGHRPGPEAAWVVHEKCTALNIPCFLVSQSGGKWDEINDLNDYLHKHGPQLTRYALLHHEPWLVFGQDGEFESGRFQRLPLPEHDQYLYWLYRVKSDFTSYLKIMTHEEEGEQKIPQDVCSFRIAGLAKVTISSAHSAITGEPDLQPTKVYSATIQTPDSPYDLTRFVLKREQLYNIDVWRRVGGGIFNPGKFTRMIAILERATHIGARHAVNFVGLAWHDGQAILNEGPDCYFTDPVQQCPYHNLQFPDGTPGQGRKVLEAYHATFRQNAALMLLVWGLGAHLKTFLGVWPHYMLQSGKGSGKSTLIKSLERTIAFTMFSGQSLKTEFRLLTSISHTSHPVGWEELSAQGQGVIDKAVAQLQESYQYTITRRGIDMTEFLCIAPVLLAGEDVPVQSLLGKLVRSDLTGRKGDLIPDELPRFPVKDWIQYLTHFSRSQIKRLYQECVQYLNQHCMAKPEDNGASRMRDNYACLLLAWKLLCEFTGVATNYGYFINDMVAEMNTHISETSAEREPWVWIMELALGEMDAGYFRYPYTYEWISGELCLLVRTSHIMQHISQSPSLKVKFDSLPVKSDRILKKQLKEAGVVRKDGCEKTINGKRVANFVALGIENLREFGLFPTFPEHVREGGSAVVSPLYEKREFSK comes from the coding sequence CGTCCGCAGAAAAACTCAAACAGATGATTGAATTACATGATTTGGCTCAACGGCTGGGAATGGAACGGCCTGATCCGGCAGGAAACTACCGGGCGCCAAACCGTCGGGATCACCATCCCAGTGTCAGTATTTTCGATGCCGGGCAATCGGGCTATATGATGTGGAAAGACCATGCCAGCGGTGACGGTGGCAGCTGCATTGATATGGTGATTTATTGTGGCCGGGCTTCTGATGCAAGCGAAGCCATGGCATTTCTGCATGAGCTTTATGGTTTGCCGCGTGATGCATCACTCTCAGTTATGGCAGCACCTAAATCCCAGATTGAATGGCTGGCCGACAAGCAACTGGCGGCAGCAGGCAAAGCCCGGTCTTATCTGATCGAACAACGGATGATTCCGGAGCCGGTTGTCGCTGCATTGCAAAAGCGTGGTGCATTTGGCTTTAGTGACTGGACCAACCCGGAGAAAGCCCCCGGAGATTTAGGTTATGGCGGTCCGGCAATCAGTTTCCCGGCCCGGAGTCTGTTTTCCCGGGAAGTGGTCGGCATCGATTACCGGTTTTTCGAACCGGCACTCAATGGCGATCTGAAAACTAAAGCTCAGGGTGAAAAACGCGGTTATCCCTATATTCCTGACCTGATTGCGCTGAAGCGGGCTCGCGTGGTCATTGTGGTCGAATCGGCTATCAACGCATTTTCGGCCATTGCTGCTTTTGATCCGGAAGGGCTGGGCAATAGTACGACAACAGCGATCGCGACCCGTGGACTGGCTGTCGATGAAATTGACTGGCGTTTTTTACGCGGAAAAAAAGTGATTTGCTGCTTTGATAACGATGCCCCGATAGAAACGGGACCGAGGAAAGGGCATCGTCCCGGTCCGGAAGCGGCGTGGGTTGTCCATGAAAAATGTACCGCATTGAATATTCCCTGTTTTCTGGTCAGTCAGTCCGGTGGGAAATGGGATGAAATTAATGATCTGAATGACTATTTACATAAGCACGGTCCGCAGCTGACCCGGTATGCGTTGCTGCACCATGAACCCTGGCTGGTTTTCGGTCAGGATGGTGAGTTCGAATCCGGGCGCTTCCAGCGCTTACCGTTACCGGAACACGATCAGTATCTGTACTGGCTGTACCGGGTGAAAAGCGATTTCACCAGTTACCTGAAGATCATGACCCATGAAGAGGAAGGTGAGCAGAAAATCCCACAGGATGTATGCAGTTTCCGGATTGCCGGACTGGCGAAAGTGACGATCTCGTCAGCGCACTCGGCCATTACCGGTGAGCCGGACTTACAGCCGACAAAAGTTTATTCGGCAACAATTCAGACGCCCGATTCACCTTATGATCTGACCCGTTTTGTCCTCAAGAGAGAGCAGCTGTACAACATCGATGTCTGGCGCCGGGTCGGTGGCGGCATCTTCAATCCGGGAAAATTTACCCGGATGATTGCCATCCTTGAACGTGCCACGCATATCGGCGCCCGGCATGCGGTCAATTTTGTCGGTCTGGCCTGGCATGACGGGCAGGCGATTCTCAATGAAGGTCCGGATTGTTATTTCACCGACCCGGTTCAGCAGTGTCCGTATCACAATCTGCAATTCCCCGATGGAACACCGGGACAGGGACGAAAAGTGCTCGAGGCCTATCATGCGACGTTCCGGCAGAATGCAGCCCTGATGTTGTTGGTCTGGGGATTGGGCGCGCATCTGAAAACATTTCTGGGTGTGTGGCCACACTACATGCTGCAATCCGGCAAAGGCTCCGGTAAGTCAACGCTGATTAAGTCTCTGGAACGGACGATCGCGTTCACGATGTTCTCCGGGCAGAGTCTGAAGACCGAGTTTCGTCTGCTGACTTCGATTTCTCACACATCTCATCCGGTCGGCTGGGAAGAACTCAGTGCTCAGGGACAGGGAGTGATCGATAAAGCGGTCGCCCAGTTACAGGAGAGTTATCAGTACACAATTACCCGGCGTGGCATCGATATGACCGAGTTCCTGTGTATTGCGCCGGTGCTGCTGGCCGGGGAAGACGTTCCGGTTCAGTCACTGCTCGGTAAGCTGGTCCGTTCTGACCTGACCGGACGGAAAGGTGATTTGATCCCGGACGAATTACCGCGTTTTCCGGTTAAGGACTGGATTCAGTATCTGACTCATTTCTCCCGCTCTCAGATTAAGCGGCTTTATCAGGAATGTGTTCAGTACCTGAACCAACACTGCATGGCGAAACCGGAAGACAATGGTGCAAGCCGGATGCGGGATAACTATGCCTGTCTGTTGCTGGCCTGGAAGCTGTTGTGTGAGTTTACCGGTGTTGCGACCAACTATGGTTATTTCATCAATGACATGGTTGCGGAAATGAATACGCATATCAGTGAAACCAGTGCCGAGCGTGAACCCTGGGTCTGGATTATGGAGCTGGCGCTGGGCGAGATGGATGCCGGGTATTTCCGTTATCCGTATACCTACGAATGGATTAGTGGCGAACTGTGTCTGCTGGTCCGGACCAGCCATATTATGCAGCACATCAGTCAGAGTCCGTCTCTGAAAGTGAAGTTTGACAGTCTGCCGGTGAAATCGGACCGCATTCTGAAAAAGCAGCTGAAAGAAGCGGGCGTGGTCAGAAAAGACGGTTGCGAGAAGACGATTAATGGCAAGCGGGTCGCTAATTTTGTGGCGCTGGGAATCGAAAACCTGCGTGAGTTCGGTCTGTTCCCGACCTTCCCGGAACATGTCAGGGAAGGCGGCTCAGCGGTGGTTTCTCCGCTGTATGAGAAACGTGAATTTTCCAAATAA
- a CDS encoding substrate-binding domain-containing protein, whose protein sequence is MATIKDVAKEAGVSVATVSRVLNNTANANPETRASVQKAMQKLGYRPNANARALVSQTTNTIGVLIGDVSDPFYGSMVKAIDSIAIQHGKYLLIGNGYHNASFEREVLELLISSRCESLVVHSKALSNEELIEFAREVPSMVLINRYIPELAERCIALDNYRGSYQATEFLIKNGHRNIGYICSNHDIEDTVHRKQGYLDAMQANHLDVDENHIEYGSPTEKGGEEAMVNLLSKNLQLSAIACYNDYMAAGAMSVLDENGITIPGEISLIGFDDGIIAKYLRPKLTTIRYPIQMMTEKAVKLALKLANKEPIEDDIRVFVPTMVRRDSVIKR, encoded by the coding sequence ATGGCAACCATAAAAGATGTCGCAAAAGAAGCCGGAGTTTCGGTTGCAACGGTGTCGAGAGTCTTAAACAACACGGCCAATGCCAACCCGGAAACCCGGGCCTCGGTTCAGAAAGCGATGCAAAAACTCGGCTATCGCCCGAATGCCAATGCACGGGCGCTGGTCAGTCAGACAACCAATACCATTGGTGTGTTGATCGGGGATGTTTCCGACCCGTTTTACGGCAGTATGGTGAAAGCTATTGATTCCATCGCCATTCAGCATGGTAAATATCTGCTGATCGGCAACGGCTACCATAACGCCAGTTTCGAACGAGAAGTCCTCGAATTACTGATTTCGAGCCGGTGCGAGTCGCTGGTTGTGCATAGTAAAGCGCTCTCGAATGAAGAATTGATTGAGTTTGCCCGGGAGGTGCCAAGTATGGTTCTGATCAACCGTTACATTCCCGAACTCGCAGAACGCTGCATCGCCCTCGACAATTACCGGGGATCTTATCAGGCAACTGAGTTTCTGATTAAAAATGGTCACCGCAATATTGGCTACATCTGTTCAAATCACGATATTGAGGACACTGTCCACCGCAAACAAGGCTATCTGGACGCAATGCAGGCAAACCATCTGGATGTTGACGAAAACCATATTGAATATGGTTCTCCGACAGAAAAAGGCGGAGAAGAAGCCATGGTTAACCTGCTCTCTAAAAATCTGCAACTCTCTGCGATAGCCTGTTACAACGACTACATGGCTGCCGGAGCAATGTCGGTACTGGATGAAAACGGTATCACAATCCCCGGTGAAATCTCATTAATCGGATTCGATGACGGTATTATTGCTAAATATCTGCGTCCGAAACTGACAACCATTCGTTATCCGATTCAAATGATGACAGAGAAAGCCGTCAAACTGGCTTTAAAGCTCGCCAACAAAGAACCGATAGAAGATGACATCCGGGTTTTTGTCCCAACAATGGTCCGGCGGGACTCCGTCATCAAACGTTAA
- a CDS encoding ABC transporter ATP-binding protein has product MASIELSNVVKRFGDVKTIHDVNLSIDNGEFVVFVGPSGCGKSTLLRMIAGLEEISEGTIAIKDRVVNDVQPSERGVAMVFQSYALYPHMTVAENMGYSLKVSKTPKPEIEKKVRQVAKALQLEALLDRKPSQLSGGQRQRVAIGRAIVRNPDVFLFDEPLSNLDAELRVEMRLHIAKLHQELRSTMVYVTHDQVEAMTLADKIVVLRSGQVEQVGSPMDLYYYPQNQFVAGFIGSPKMNFIPATVSQWSPDAIHITMGQPEREYVLPVVTTPVQAGELITLGIRPEHLNRESGDLEINFHSEVVERLGSSTYIFGQSLGVDDFKFLSSGDFFIEPYKEMSLFTHFNTIHLFNQQGESIRLTGQEPDIRQVQQA; this is encoded by the coding sequence ATGGCATCTATTGAGTTATCTAACGTAGTTAAGCGTTTTGGTGATGTAAAAACAATCCACGATGTAAACCTTTCCATAGACAATGGTGAGTTTGTCGTATTTGTCGGTCCATCCGGCTGCGGGAAGTCGACGCTCCTGCGGATGATCGCAGGTCTGGAAGAGATATCAGAAGGAACCATTGCCATCAAAGACAGAGTCGTCAATGATGTACAACCTTCAGAACGTGGGGTTGCCATGGTGTTTCAGTCCTATGCTCTCTACCCGCACATGACTGTAGCCGAAAACATGGGCTATTCACTGAAAGTCAGCAAAACCCCTAAACCAGAAATCGAAAAGAAAGTCCGTCAGGTTGCCAAAGCACTTCAGTTAGAGGCTCTGCTCGACCGGAAACCTTCGCAACTTTCCGGAGGACAGCGCCAGCGGGTGGCTATCGGGCGTGCCATAGTCAGAAACCCGGACGTATTTCTGTTTGATGAACCCTTATCGAATCTGGATGCGGAGTTACGCGTTGAAATGCGCCTGCATATTGCCAAACTGCATCAGGAATTGCGCTCTACAATGGTCTATGTCACCCATGATCAAGTTGAAGCAATGACGCTTGCCGATAAGATCGTAGTGCTCCGCTCAGGGCAGGTCGAACAGGTCGGCAGTCCGATGGATCTCTATTACTATCCACAGAACCAGTTCGTTGCCGGTTTTATCGGTTCTCCCAAAATGAACTTTATTCCGGCAACCGTCTCCCAATGGTCTCCGGATGCAATACATATCACGATGGGTCAGCCAGAACGTGAATACGTGTTACCCGTCGTGACAACCCCGGTTCAAGCGGGAGAGTTGATCACATTAGGGATAAGACCGGAGCATCTGAACCGGGAATCAGGCGATCTGGAAATCAATTTCCACTCAGAAGTCGTTGAACGATTGGGCAGCAGCACCTACATCTTTGGCCAGAGTCTGGGGGTTGATGATTTTAAATTCCTTAGTTCCGGTGATTTTTTCATTGAACCCTACAAGGAAATGTCACTGTTTACTCATTTCAACACCATTCACTTATTCAATCAGCAAGGCGAAAGTATCCGCCTTACCGGACAAGAGCCCGATATCCGGCAGGTACAGCAGGCGTAA